The following are encoded in a window of bacterium genomic DNA:
- a CDS encoding transcriptional repressor, with the protein MSRQKTLIYEIVASTMSHPTADWVYEQARREMPRISLGTVYRNLKQLTAEGMLLEINTTRGASRYDANLSKHSHLRCTRCNRLEDVPQREIDFVPRSRLRRYQILEFRIEFLGICPACSAISNQ; encoded by the coding sequence ATGAGCCGGCAGAAAACACTGATCTACGAAATTGTTGCTTCAACGATGAGCCATCCGACTGCGGACTGGGTATATGAACAGGCTCGCAGGGAGATGCCGCGCATAAGTCTTGGAACGGTTTACCGGAATTTAAAGCAACTTACCGCGGAAGGAATGCTGCTGGAGATCAATACAACGCGCGGCGCATCACGGTATGATGCGAATCTGTCGAAGCATTCTCATTTACGCTGTACAAGGTGCAATCGTCTTGAAGACGTACCACAGCGAGAAATTGATTTCGTACCTAGATCCAGACTGCGGCGATACCAGATACTTGAATTTCGAATTGAGTTTCTTGGAATCTGTCCGGCTTGCAGCGCGATTAGTAACCAGTGA
- the katG gene encoding catalase/peroxidase HPI produces MSNRDWWPNQLNLSVLHQKSPLSDPMGKGFNYAEEFKSLDLAAVKKDLHALMTDSQDWWPADFGHYGGLMIRMAWHAAGTYRIGDGRGGAGSGQQRFAPLNSWPDNGNLDKARRLLWPIKQKYGKKISWADLMILAGNVALESMGFKTFGFAGGRADVWEPEELNWGSESTWLDEKRYSGDRELASPFAAVQMGLIYVNPEGPNRNPDPLAAARDIRETFRRMAMNDEETVALIAGGHTFGKTHGACPASHVGPDPEAASIEEQGLGWKSSYATGKGRDTMTSGLEVTWSTTPTKWSNSYFENLFSYDWELTQSPAGAHQWQPKGGAGAGTIPDAYDRSKRHAPTMLTTDLSLRFDPAYEKISRRFYENPDQFADAFARAWYKLTHRDMGPRARYLGPEVPAEELIWQDPIPAVDHKLIDERDIASLKRTILASGLSISELVSTAWAAASTFRGSDKRGGANGARIRIAPQKDWEVNQPSQLKKVLRRLEGIQKEFNSAQKDAKKVSLADLIVLGGCAGVEQAAKNAGSNVTVPFTPGRMDASQEQTDVEAFAVLEPPADGFRNYLKTKYAVPAEELLVDRAQLLTLTAPEMTVLIGGMRVLNANFGQSEHGVFTKRPETLTNDFFVNLLDMSTTWKATSEDNDVFEGRDRATGELKWTGTRVDLIFGSNSQLRALAEVYGCKDSHEKFVHDFVAVWNKVMNLDRFDLA; encoded by the coding sequence ATGTCGAACCGAGACTGGTGGCCCAATCAGCTGAACCTCAGTGTCCTGCACCAGAAATCGCCGCTGTCCGACCCCATGGGTAAGGGCTTCAATTACGCTGAAGAGTTCAAGAGTCTCGATCTGGCGGCCGTGAAGAAGGATCTGCACGCGTTGATGACCGACTCGCAGGATTGGTGGCCAGCGGACTTCGGTCACTATGGGGGCTTGATGATTCGTATGGCATGGCACGCCGCCGGCACATACCGCATCGGTGACGGCCGCGGCGGCGCCGGTTCCGGCCAGCAACGCTTCGCGCCCCTCAACAGTTGGCCCGACAACGGGAACCTCGACAAGGCGCGCCGGCTGCTTTGGCCGATCAAGCAGAAGTATGGCAAGAAAATCTCATGGGCCGACCTTATGATTCTTGCGGGCAACGTCGCACTGGAATCGATGGGATTCAAGACGTTCGGCTTCGCTGGCGGTCGTGCGGATGTTTGGGAGCCGGAAGAACTCAACTGGGGTTCTGAAAGCACGTGGCTGGATGAAAAACGCTACTCCGGTGACCGGGAACTGGCAAGTCCCTTCGCTGCTGTGCAGATGGGGCTGATCTATGTCAATCCGGAAGGCCCGAACCGCAACCCGGATCCGCTCGCAGCGGCCAGGGACATTCGCGAGACTTTCCGTCGCATGGCCATGAACGACGAAGAGACGGTTGCGCTCATCGCTGGTGGTCATACCTTCGGCAAAACCCACGGCGCCTGCCCTGCTTCTCATGTGGGGCCTGATCCCGAAGCGGCGAGCATCGAAGAGCAAGGGCTCGGTTGGAAGAGCAGCTACGCCACCGGCAAAGGCCGTGACACGATGACCAGCGGACTGGAGGTCACCTGGAGCACCACGCCAACGAAGTGGAGCAACAGCTACTTCGAGAACCTATTCAGCTACGACTGGGAACTGACGCAGAGCCCGGCCGGTGCACATCAGTGGCAACCGAAGGGTGGCGCAGGCGCCGGCACGATTCCGGATGCCTACGACCGGTCGAAGCGTCACGCGCCAACCATGCTGACCACTGACCTTTCCTTGAGATTTGACCCCGCCTACGAGAAAATTTCAAGGCGCTTTTACGAAAACCCGGATCAGTTTGCAGACGCATTCGCCCGCGCGTGGTACAAGCTAACGCACCGCGACATGGGTCCGCGCGCACGCTATCTCGGCCCGGAGGTTCCTGCCGAAGAGCTCATCTGGCAAGACCCCATCCCCGCGGTCGATCACAAGTTGATTGATGAGCGGGACATTGCCTCTCTCAAGCGCACGATCCTTGCCTCAGGTCTGTCCATCTCCGAACTGGTCTCGACCGCCTGGGCGGCGGCCTCCACCTTCCGCGGATCCGACAAGCGCGGCGGTGCGAACGGCGCACGAATTCGCATCGCGCCGCAGAAGGATTGGGAAGTCAACCAACCGTCCCAACTGAAGAAAGTGCTTCGGAGACTTGAGGGAATCCAAAAAGAATTCAACAGCGCGCAAAAAGACGCGAAGAAAGTTTCGCTCGCCGACTTGATTGTCCTGGGTGGATGCGCAGGTGTCGAGCAAGCTGCGAAGAATGCCGGTTCCAATGTGACCGTTCCCTTCACGCCGGGACGCATGGATGCGTCGCAGGAGCAAACCGACGTGGAGGCTTTCGCCGTACTTGAACCGCCTGCAGATGGGTTCCGTAACTACCTCAAAACCAAATACGCCGTACCGGCAGAGGAACTGCTGGTAGATAGAGCGCAACTGCTGACGCTGACCGCTCCAGAGATGACTGTTCTCATAGGCGGTATGCGCGTCTTGAATGCCAACTTCGGACAGTCCGAGCACGGCGTCTTCACTAAGCGGCCAGAGACGCTCACTAATGACTTCTTCGTGAATCTGCTCGATATGAGCACGACCTGGAAAGCAACCTCGGAAGACAATGACGTGTTCGAGGGTCGTGATCGCGCAACGGGCGAACTCAAGTGGACCGGCACTCGTGTCGACCTCATCTTCGGTTCGAACTCCCAACTCCGGGCTCTAGCGGAAGTCTACGGATGTAAGGACTCCCACGAGAAGTTCGTGCACGACTTTGTAGCAGTGTGGAACAAGGTGATGAACCTTGACCGTTTCGACCTCGCTTAG